A genomic segment from Micromonospora echinaurantiaca encodes:
- a CDS encoding permease prefix domain 1-containing protein, whose product MTAPEARSELEAQFAQWRQHVERRAELHQSDADELEDHLRGSVDELMAVGLRADEAFLVAVKRMGSLNDLSREFAREHSERLWKQLVLTGGTDGPVAPTRARRDLYAVAICAAGAAVSVKVPELFGMRLDEDGRFYATNLGLFTLPWLAAFLAWRRQAGRALIGAMVALFALGAVAANAYPLAEDSQSVVLTSIHLPIALWLVVGLAYVADDLRSSRRRMDFIRFTGECFIYYVLIALGGGVLTAFMFGTFEAIGLSPEGFVSQWLLPCGAAAAVVVAGWLVEAKQSVVENIAPVLTRLFTPLFTAVLLAFLAALGRSANGINVEREALILFNLLLVVVLGLLLYSISARDPLAPPGLFDKLQFALVVSALVIDVLVLLEITGRITEYGTTPNKAAALGENVILLANLAWSAWLLLGFVRRRAPFAAIERWQTGYLPVYAAWAWVVVLVFPPVFAFL is encoded by the coding sequence ATGACAGCGCCGGAGGCTCGGAGCGAACTGGAGGCCCAGTTCGCCCAGTGGCGGCAACACGTGGAGCGCCGCGCGGAGCTGCACCAGTCCGACGCCGACGAACTCGAAGACCATCTGCGGGGTTCGGTCGACGAGCTGATGGCCGTCGGCCTGCGCGCCGACGAGGCGTTCCTGGTCGCGGTCAAGCGGATGGGCAGCCTCAACGACCTGTCCCGCGAGTTCGCCCGGGAACATTCGGAACGGCTCTGGAAGCAACTGGTGCTGACCGGTGGGACGGACGGCCCCGTGGCGCCCACCCGGGCCCGGCGTGACCTGTACGCGGTGGCCATCTGCGCGGCGGGCGCGGCGGTCTCGGTCAAGGTGCCGGAGCTGTTCGGGATGCGCCTCGACGAGGACGGCCGGTTCTACGCGACCAACCTCGGCCTGTTCACGCTGCCCTGGCTGGCGGCCTTCCTGGCCTGGCGCCGGCAGGCCGGCAGGGCGCTGATCGGGGCGATGGTCGCGCTGTTCGCGCTCGGCGCGGTGGCGGCCAACGCCTATCCCCTCGCCGAGGACTCCCAGTCGGTGGTCCTGACCAGCATCCACCTGCCCATCGCGCTCTGGCTCGTGGTCGGCCTGGCGTACGTGGCCGACGACCTGCGCTCGTCCCGCCGACGGATGGACTTCATCCGGTTCACCGGCGAGTGCTTCATCTACTACGTCCTCATCGCCCTCGGCGGCGGCGTGCTGACCGCGTTCATGTTCGGCACCTTCGAGGCCATCGGGCTCTCCCCGGAGGGCTTCGTCTCGCAGTGGTTGCTGCCCTGCGGCGCGGCCGCCGCGGTGGTGGTGGCCGGATGGCTCGTCGAGGCCAAGCAGAGCGTCGTGGAGAACATCGCGCCGGTGCTCACCCGGCTGTTCACCCCGCTGTTCACCGCCGTACTGCTGGCCTTCCTCGCCGCTCTCGGGCGCAGCGCGAACGGCATCAACGTCGAGCGGGAAGCGCTGATCCTGTTCAACCTCCTGCTGGTCGTGGTGCTGGGGCTGCTGCTCTACTCGATCTCCGCCCGCGATCCGCTGGCCCCGCCCGGCCTGTTCGACAAGCTGCAGTTCGCCCTCGTGGTCAGCGCCCTCGTCATCGACGTGCTGGTACTGCTGGAGATCACCGGGCGGATCACCGAGTACGGCACCACGCCCAACAAGGCGGCGGCCCTCGGCGAGAACGTCATCCTGCTGGCCAATCTCGCCTGGTCGGCGTGGCTGCTGCTGGGCTTCGTCCGCCGGCGCGCCCCGTTCGCGGCGATCGAACGCTGGCAGACCGGCTACCTGCCGGTGTACGCCGCGTGGGCCTGGGTCGTGGTCCTGGTCTTCCCCCCGGTGTTCGCCTTCCTCTGA
- a CDS encoding PadR family transcriptional regulator, with product MRVTKDLVAASATPMVLGILAEGESYGYAILRRINELSGGELDWTEGLLYPLLHRLERLGHVESSWQSVAGERRRKYYRITRSGLAELAEQRRQWDTVVGTLKQVWHGSGDFRPFTAIPLEGQA from the coding sequence GTGCGGGTCACCAAGGATCTCGTGGCCGCTTCGGCGACGCCGATGGTGTTGGGCATCCTGGCCGAGGGCGAGAGCTACGGCTACGCCATCCTCCGCCGGATCAACGAGCTCTCCGGTGGCGAGCTGGACTGGACCGAGGGCCTGCTCTACCCGTTGCTGCACCGGCTCGAGCGCCTCGGCCACGTCGAGTCGAGCTGGCAGTCGGTCGCCGGGGAGCGGCGGCGCAAGTACTACCGCATCACCCGGAGCGGCCTGGCCGAGCTCGCCGAACAACGCCGCCAGTGGGACACCGTCGTGGGCACGCTCAAGCAGGTCTGGCACGGCTCCGGCGACTTCCGGCCGTTCACCGCGATCCCCCTGGAGGGTCAGGCATGA
- a CDS encoding BPL-N domain-containing protein, which produces MGQAGQDPRLAGARRIGRRRLLVGAGAAGTLTALGWVGVSAVSGDGPLALVYRGPAACSGCAEAVAALLRGAPVGFRTEYCGPDEERPVSRSALAEAAVYAQPGGGNVGPAWRRMRDYAEEIRGFVRSGGHYLGFCLGAYLAAADPGFGLIDGKVGRYIGTAGASVDSTDDTVVEVRWRGRARQMYFQDGPTFQLRPGAPGSVLATYDTGAAAAVVTAYGAGRVGLVGPHPEADRSWYADVGLTNPDGVRFDLGHDLIDATVDRNGPALDGT; this is translated from the coding sequence GTGGGGCAGGCCGGGCAGGACCCGCGGCTCGCCGGAGCACGGCGGATCGGTCGGCGGCGTCTCCTGGTCGGTGCCGGTGCCGCCGGCACCCTGACCGCGCTCGGCTGGGTCGGGGTGTCGGCGGTGTCCGGAGACGGGCCGCTGGCGCTGGTCTACCGGGGTCCCGCCGCCTGCTCCGGCTGCGCGGAGGCGGTGGCGGCCCTGCTGCGCGGCGCACCGGTCGGGTTCCGCACCGAGTACTGCGGCCCGGACGAGGAACGGCCGGTGTCGCGCAGCGCGCTGGCCGAGGCGGCGGTGTACGCGCAACCCGGCGGCGGGAACGTCGGCCCGGCCTGGCGGCGGATGCGGGACTACGCCGAGGAGATCCGCGGCTTCGTCCGCTCCGGTGGGCACTACCTCGGCTTCTGCCTGGGGGCGTACCTGGCCGCCGCCGATCCCGGCTTCGGCCTGATCGACGGGAAGGTGGGCCGGTACATCGGCACCGCCGGGGCGAGCGTCGACAGCACCGACGACACGGTGGTCGAGGTGCGCTGGCGCGGTCGCGCCCGGCAGATGTACTTCCAGGACGGGCCGACGTTCCAGTTGCGCCCCGGCGCGCCGGGCAGCGTGCTCGCCACCTACGACACCGGCGCGGCCGCCGCCGTTGTCACCGCCTACGGCGCCGGGCGGGTGGGCCTGGTCGGGCCGCACCCCGAGGCCGACCGCTCGTGGTACGCCGACGTGGGGCTGACCAACCCGGACGGCGTCCGGTTCGACCTGGGCCACGACCTGATCGACGCCACGGTGGATCGGAACGGCCCGGCTCTCGACGGAACCTGA
- a CDS encoding heparan-alpha-glucosaminide N-acetyltransferase domain-containing protein → MTQTVNLTWDDLDRAAEANRLATAARRTNGRASASDLPAGRSRLLGVDAARGAALLAMIAVHSLPESDAAGQPTWWFTAFAGRASAAFAVLAGVGIAFLTARQRVRLSAGSGPVAALTVRALAIGAIGLALGYADASLASVILPFYAVMFLLAIPLVFLPTWLVAVTGVVVAAAAPVLQHLLLPRLPEPTYDNPGFGHLVGDPVALLTELTVTGEFPAMTWLAYLCAGLVVGRLALTRMRAILGMLGTGVAFAVAAPVASSVLLDRYGLQQISVTQPTSGLDATQIAEFLAFGGDGSTPTSTWWWLAVDAPHTGTPLDLLATTGSALALLAVMLLASRVTRSLPRRAISLLLLPLAAAGGMVLTLYTAHIMFMNSDLDSFAPVPGYLAQVVAFVSFAFAWWATAGRGPLEGLVTAISGGTRRLAARDGRRPGAGMSRYAPEPRTYRVEPPATGWRPG, encoded by the coding sequence ATGACCCAGACCGTAAACCTCACGTGGGACGACCTCGACCGGGCCGCCGAGGCGAACCGGCTCGCCACCGCCGCCCGGCGCACCAACGGTCGGGCCTCGGCCAGCGACCTGCCGGCCGGGCGTTCCCGGCTGCTGGGCGTGGACGCCGCCCGGGGAGCCGCGCTGCTCGCCATGATCGCCGTGCACTCGCTGCCGGAATCCGACGCGGCCGGGCAACCGACCTGGTGGTTCACCGCCTTCGCCGGGCGCGCGTCGGCCGCGTTCGCGGTACTGGCCGGGGTCGGTATCGCGTTCCTGACCGCTCGGCAGCGGGTCCGGCTGAGCGCCGGCTCCGGTCCGGTGGCGGCGCTGACCGTACGGGCCCTGGCCATCGGCGCGATCGGGTTGGCCCTGGGCTACGCCGACGCGTCCCTGGCGTCGGTGATCCTGCCCTTCTACGCGGTGATGTTCCTGTTGGCCATCCCGCTGGTGTTCCTGCCCACCTGGTTGGTGGCGGTCACCGGCGTGGTCGTCGCTGCCGCAGCTCCCGTCCTCCAGCACCTGCTGCTGCCGCGGTTGCCGGAACCGACCTACGACAACCCGGGATTCGGCCACCTCGTCGGCGACCCGGTCGCGCTGCTCACCGAGCTGACGGTGACCGGAGAGTTCCCGGCCATGACGTGGCTGGCGTACCTGTGTGCCGGCCTGGTCGTCGGGCGGCTGGCGCTGACCCGGATGAGAGCCATCCTCGGGATGCTCGGCACCGGGGTCGCGTTCGCCGTCGCGGCGCCGGTGGCCTCGTCGGTCCTGCTGGACCGGTACGGCTTGCAGCAGATCTCGGTCACCCAGCCGACGAGCGGGCTGGACGCGACGCAGATCGCCGAGTTCCTCGCGTTCGGCGGGGACGGCAGCACGCCCACCTCGACGTGGTGGTGGCTCGCGGTCGACGCGCCGCACACCGGCACCCCGCTCGACCTGCTCGCCACCACCGGGAGCGCGCTGGCCCTGCTCGCCGTCATGCTGCTCGCCAGCCGGGTGACCCGCAGCCTGCCGCGGCGGGCGATCTCCCTGCTGCTGCTGCCGCTGGCCGCTGCCGGTGGCATGGTCCTGACGCTCTACACCGCGCACATCATGTTCATGAACTCGGACCTCGACTCCTTCGCGCCCGTGCCCGGATACCTCGCGCAGGTGGTGGCGTTCGTGTCGTTCGCCTTCGCCTGGTGGGCCACCGCCGGTCGAGGCCCGCTGGAGGGCCTGGTGACGGCGATCTCCGGCGGCACTCGCCGACTGGCGGCCCGCGACGGTCGGCGACCCGGCGCCGGGATGTCGAGGTACGCGCCCGAACCCCGGACGTACCGGGTCGAGCCGCCGGCGACGGGATGGCGTCCTGGCTGA
- a CDS encoding BPL-N domain-containing protein — translation MASGTFGRWFAAGERALTGRALTVRSPLSKRTEPPVALVYRGPATLPGCPEATAALLKSSRWGFDVRYVGPDADLPLSQRALAGAALYAQPGGGTLKHGYRQLKAHRDEIRQFVHSGGRYLGICLGGYLAGATPGFALLPGDTDQYIGSAAATVRSERDTVVDVSWRGRRRRLFFQDGPYFWLRPGAESDILATYPNGTIAAMVTRLGAGRVGVVGPHPEATDDWYLDAGLRPADRLGIDLGHDLIDTVMRP, via the coding sequence ATGGCGTCGGGCACCTTCGGTCGCTGGTTCGCCGCCGGCGAGCGGGCACTCACCGGCCGTGCGCTGACCGTGCGCTCGCCCCTGTCGAAGCGGACGGAACCGCCGGTGGCGCTGGTCTACCGGGGGCCGGCGACGCTGCCCGGCTGCCCGGAGGCGACAGCGGCGCTGCTCAAGTCCAGCCGGTGGGGGTTCGACGTGCGGTACGTCGGCCCGGACGCGGACCTGCCGCTGAGCCAGCGGGCGCTGGCCGGCGCCGCGCTCTACGCCCAGCCCGGCGGCGGCACCCTCAAGCACGGCTACCGGCAGCTGAAGGCGCACCGCGACGAGATCCGGCAGTTCGTCCACTCCGGCGGGCGGTACCTGGGGATCTGCCTCGGCGGCTACCTCGCCGGGGCCACCCCCGGGTTCGCTCTCCTGCCGGGTGACACGGACCAGTACATCGGCTCCGCCGCCGCCACCGTGAGATCGGAGCGGGACACCGTCGTGGACGTCTCCTGGCGCGGCCGGCGACGCAGGCTGTTCTTCCAGGACGGCCCGTACTTCTGGCTGCGGCCCGGCGCCGAATCGGACATCCTCGCGACGTACCCGAACGGAACGATCGCCGCGATGGTCACTCGACTCGGCGCCGGCCGGGTCGGCGTCGTCGGCCCGCACCCCGAGGCCACCGACGACTGGTACCTGGACGCCGGGTTGCGCCCCGCCGACCGGCTCGGCATCGACCTCGGCCACGACCTGATCGACACCGTGATGAGGCCATGA
- a CDS encoding dimethylarginine dimethylaminohydrolase family protein, translated as MNKVLLVSDAAYFRVDYEINPYMHTEVQPDHTAAVVEHLNIVVAHRAAGRRIEYVASAPECPDMVFTANAAVVRGNRAVLGAPPPERKAELPYFQEWLIEHDYDVVEAPYPFSGQGDALACGDLLLTGYGQRTDRRMHSILARALDYEVVPLRTVSPRWYDLDLAVAVVEPGRTLAYCPEALDEQSRRRLRGLGMDLIEVAVEEAARFALNLISDGTTVTMTKGAPRLAAELRVRGLQVVELDTTELAKGGGGVRCTALTLDNPLPARP; from the coding sequence ATGAACAAGGTGCTCCTGGTGTCCGACGCCGCCTACTTCCGGGTCGACTACGAGATCAACCCGTACATGCACACCGAGGTGCAGCCCGACCACACGGCGGCGGTCGTCGAACACCTGAACATCGTCGTCGCGCACCGGGCGGCCGGCCGCCGCATCGAGTACGTGGCGTCGGCCCCGGAGTGCCCGGACATGGTGTTCACCGCCAACGCCGCGGTGGTACGGGGCAACCGGGCCGTCCTCGGCGCGCCACCACCGGAGCGCAAGGCCGAGCTGCCGTACTTCCAGGAGTGGCTGATCGAACACGACTACGACGTGGTGGAGGCGCCCTACCCGTTCAGCGGCCAGGGTGACGCCCTGGCCTGCGGCGACCTGCTGCTCACCGGCTACGGGCAGCGTACCGACCGGCGGATGCACAGCATCCTCGCCCGGGCGCTGGACTACGAGGTGGTGCCGCTGCGGACGGTGAGTCCCCGCTGGTACGACCTCGACCTGGCGGTCGCGGTCGTCGAGCCCGGGCGGACACTCGCCTACTGCCCCGAGGCCCTCGACGAGCAGAGCCGCCGCCGGCTGCGCGGACTCGGCATGGACCTGATCGAGGTGGCCGTCGAGGAGGCGGCCCGCTTCGCGCTCAACCTGATCAGCGACGGCACCACCGTGACGATGACCAAGGGAGCGCCGCGGCTGGCCGCCGAGCTGCGCGTCCGCGGCCTGCAGGTCGTCGAGCTCGACACCACCGAACTCGCCAAGGGCGGCGGTGGCGTGCGCTGCACCGCACTCACCCTCGACAACCCCCTGCCGGCCAGGCCGTGA
- a CDS encoding Pls/PosA family non-ribosomal peptide synthetase gives MEQVRYISASTSPERPVGRAAVVGPAVADPLDGPPGDGRVPVRRRLHHVFESACDRDPSAVALECGDHRLTYRELDERANRLAHHLRALGVGGGARVAILLQRSVETYVALLGVGKAGAAFVPIDPESPADRVAYIAEDSAVDLVLTSSALADRVGDRRALVLDDSAADLAAARPDRPALDADPDPSAYVIYTSGSSGRPKGVEVAQSSICNFLDVVPGVYDVRPTDRVYQGMTIAFDFAIEEIWPTWAVGATLVAGPTDSRRLGAELADFLDEARITVFYCVPTLLATIPRDLPRIRNLLVGGEACPGQLVERWSRPGRRILNTYGPTEATVTATWGELLPGRPVTIGRPMPTYSVVLLDEQRQPVPDGEVGEICIGGPGVARGYIGRPELTADRFIEHPLAPPGSRLYRTGDLGRLTADGEIEYLGRADSEVKIRGHRVDLGEIESVLLEDDEVAEAVVALVPVADGPDAPRELAGFLVPHGVGADGWEELTARLCQTLQTRLPAYMVPSFLDVVAALPTMPSGKVDRKRLPTPVRRLTRTAGPLVAAASELEKQIRAAWAEAFGVEPEALSVEADFFTDLGGHSLLAARVVSLLRARTVGVNPAVRDLYAHPTVRGMAAHLGAAERVGGPTAPARPAPLRHSSRRIALAGFGQGSVIYLLLLAVTLPVSYVYTRNDGFVSVRVLAELMVAILLSYLGVRWVLPVLLARPLAAGIRPGRYRLWGLTYVRLWALNTLLAIGPLAVLSGSPLMATYLRLLGARIGRRTMIATSAISLPTLLSIGRNTSIGYGVSLRPWRAEDGWVVVGPITIGAHAFVGANAVLEPGASVGAHAGVGEQTVLVHSETVPPGARWAGSPPAPTRRLAPTVEALLSSHPLDKGWRVHHLAAAVVGLIGLEFGAIAMVLPSVALVWWVLLTQGLFAGLVATIPAGVVYVLTVCAVVATGKRLVLPRVPVGFHHRVHSMLGVRKWIVDKLLEFSLTFTNSLYATLYTGPWLRMLGARVGPGAEVSTAAHLDPDLLTLGAESFVADMASLGAATFGNGRVAFLPTRVGSRAFVGNAAFVPAGTVMGDGSLLGVSTLPPHDSVPEGTSWLGSPAIHLPVRQSSGSFSEEQTFRPPRRVVAHRLFVEFFRATLPASVLGASFYLYLLALSGLANGRDLLVPALVSPFVAMASCVGVILFCAATKRNIIGTYRPRVEPLWSPFVRRTEFVTGLFEAAAVPVGVGLLVGTPFLPPVLRWFGVRVGRRTWIGTTYLTEFDLVEIGDDATVGTEVSLQTHLFEDRVMKMSVVTVGAGATIGTRAIVLYDAVVGADVSLDSLSLLMKGEHLTPGTRWRGIPAQGVLTLDPVEQRAA, from the coding sequence GTGGAGCAGGTCCGGTACATCAGCGCGTCCACATCACCCGAGCGGCCGGTGGGTCGTGCGGCGGTCGTCGGCCCAGCGGTCGCCGATCCGCTGGACGGGCCACCCGGCGACGGCCGCGTGCCGGTGCGCCGGCGCCTGCACCACGTGTTCGAATCCGCCTGCGACCGGGATCCGTCGGCCGTCGCGCTGGAGTGCGGCGACCACCGACTGACCTACCGTGAGCTGGACGAACGCGCCAACCGGCTGGCTCACCACCTGCGCGCCCTCGGCGTCGGGGGCGGCGCCCGGGTGGCCATCCTGTTGCAGCGTTCGGTCGAGACGTACGTGGCGCTGTTGGGGGTGGGAAAGGCCGGGGCCGCGTTCGTGCCGATCGACCCCGAGTCCCCCGCCGACCGGGTCGCGTACATCGCCGAGGACTCGGCCGTCGACCTGGTGCTGACCTCCTCGGCGCTGGCCGACCGGGTGGGCGACCGGCGCGCGCTCGTCCTCGACGACAGCGCCGCCGACCTCGCCGCGGCTCGCCCTGATCGGCCGGCGCTCGACGCCGACCCGGACCCGAGCGCCTACGTGATCTACACCTCCGGGTCCAGCGGTCGACCCAAGGGGGTCGAGGTCGCCCAGTCGAGCATCTGCAACTTCCTCGACGTGGTGCCCGGCGTGTACGACGTGCGCCCGACCGACCGGGTCTACCAGGGCATGACGATCGCGTTCGACTTCGCGATCGAGGAGATCTGGCCGACCTGGGCGGTCGGCGCGACGCTGGTGGCCGGCCCGACCGACTCCCGCCGCCTCGGCGCCGAGCTGGCCGACTTCCTCGACGAGGCCCGCATCACCGTCTTCTACTGCGTGCCCACCCTGCTGGCCACGATCCCGCGCGACCTGCCCCGGATCCGGAACCTGCTCGTCGGCGGTGAGGCGTGCCCCGGCCAGCTCGTGGAACGGTGGAGCCGGCCCGGCCGGCGAATTTTGAACACCTACGGGCCCACCGAGGCGACCGTCACCGCGACCTGGGGCGAACTGCTCCCGGGCCGGCCGGTCACCATCGGGCGGCCGATGCCGACCTACTCGGTGGTGCTGCTGGACGAGCAGCGCCAGCCGGTCCCCGACGGCGAGGTCGGTGAGATCTGCATCGGCGGCCCCGGGGTGGCACGCGGCTACATCGGACGCCCCGAACTCACCGCCGACCGGTTCATCGAGCACCCGTTGGCGCCACCCGGCAGCCGGTTGTACCGCACCGGTGACCTGGGGCGGCTCACCGCCGACGGCGAGATCGAGTATCTCGGCCGGGCGGACTCCGAGGTCAAGATCCGGGGCCACCGGGTGGACCTCGGTGAGATCGAGAGCGTGCTGCTGGAGGACGACGAGGTGGCCGAGGCCGTGGTGGCGCTCGTCCCGGTCGCCGACGGCCCGGACGCCCCCCGCGAGCTGGCCGGCTTCCTCGTCCCGCACGGTGTCGGCGCGGACGGGTGGGAAGAGCTGACCGCCCGGCTCTGCCAGACCCTCCAGACGCGGCTTCCGGCCTACATGGTGCCGTCCTTCCTGGACGTCGTCGCCGCGCTGCCGACCATGCCCAGCGGGAAGGTGGACCGGAAACGGCTACCCACGCCGGTCCGCCGGCTCACCCGTACCGCCGGCCCGCTGGTGGCCGCCGCGAGCGAGCTGGAGAAGCAGATCCGCGCCGCGTGGGCGGAGGCGTTCGGCGTCGAGCCGGAGGCGCTCTCGGTCGAGGCGGACTTCTTCACCGACCTCGGCGGACACTCGCTGCTCGCGGCGCGGGTGGTGTCGCTGCTGCGGGCCCGTACGGTGGGCGTGAACCCCGCGGTCCGCGACCTCTACGCCCACCCGACCGTACGCGGCATGGCCGCCCATCTCGGCGCCGCCGAGCGGGTCGGCGGGCCCACCGCGCCGGCTCGCCCCGCTCCGCTGCGGCACAGCAGCCGCCGGATCGCCCTGGCCGGATTCGGCCAGGGCTCGGTGATCTACCTGCTGTTGCTGGCCGTCACGCTGCCGGTCTCCTACGTCTACACGCGCAACGACGGTTTCGTCTCGGTCCGCGTGCTCGCGGAACTGATGGTCGCGATCCTGCTCAGCTACCTCGGCGTGCGGTGGGTGCTGCCGGTGCTGCTGGCCCGGCCGTTGGCCGCCGGTATCCGGCCCGGTCGGTACCGCCTGTGGGGGCTCACCTACGTGCGGCTCTGGGCGTTGAACACGCTCCTGGCGATCGGACCGCTCGCCGTGCTCAGCGGATCCCCGCTGATGGCGACGTACCTGCGGCTGCTCGGCGCGCGGATCGGCCGGCGGACCATGATCGCGACCAGCGCGATCAGCCTGCCGACTCTGCTCTCCATCGGGCGGAACACCTCCATCGGGTACGGCGTCTCGCTGCGCCCCTGGCGCGCGGAGGACGGGTGGGTGGTCGTCGGGCCGATCACCATCGGAGCGCACGCCTTCGTCGGCGCGAACGCGGTGTTGGAGCCAGGCGCCTCGGTCGGGGCGCACGCCGGCGTCGGCGAGCAGACCGTCCTCGTGCACAGCGAGACGGTGCCGCCCGGAGCGCGCTGGGCGGGTTCGCCGCCGGCCCCGACCCGCCGGCTCGCGCCCACCGTCGAAGCGCTGCTCAGCTCCCACCCGCTGGACAAGGGCTGGCGGGTGCACCACCTCGCCGCGGCCGTGGTCGGCCTGATCGGCCTGGAGTTCGGGGCCATCGCGATGGTCCTGCCCAGCGTGGCGCTGGTCTGGTGGGTGCTGTTGACCCAGGGTCTGTTCGCCGGGCTCGTCGCGACCATTCCCGCCGGCGTCGTCTACGTCCTCACCGTCTGCGCGGTGGTCGCCACCGGCAAGCGGCTCGTGCTGCCGCGGGTGCCGGTCGGCTTCCACCACCGGGTCCACTCGATGCTCGGCGTCCGCAAGTGGATCGTCGACAAGCTGCTCGAATTCAGCCTGACGTTCACCAACTCGCTCTACGCGACCCTCTACACCGGTCCCTGGCTGCGCATGCTCGGTGCCCGGGTCGGTCCGGGCGCCGAGGTGTCCACCGCCGCACACCTGGACCCCGATCTGCTCACCCTGGGTGCGGAGAGCTTCGTCGCCGACATGGCCAGCCTCGGCGCCGCGACATTCGGCAACGGTCGGGTGGCGTTCCTGCCCACCCGGGTCGGCAGCCGGGCGTTCGTCGGGAACGCCGCGTTCGTACCGGCCGGCACGGTGATGGGTGACGGCTCGCTGCTCGGCGTCAGCACGCTGCCGCCCCACGACAGTGTCCCGGAAGGCACCTCCTGGCTGGGCTCACCGGCGATCCACCTGCCGGTACGCCAGAGCAGCGGATCCTTCTCCGAGGAGCAGACCTTCCGCCCGCCGCGGCGGGTGGTGGCGCATCGGCTGTTCGTCGAGTTCTTCCGTGCCACCCTGCCCGCGTCGGTGCTCGGCGCCAGCTTCTACCTCTACCTGTTGGCGCTCTCCGGGCTGGCCAACGGCCGGGACCTGCTGGTGCCCGCGCTGGTGTCGCCGTTCGTCGCGATGGCGTCGTGCGTCGGGGTGATCCTGTTCTGCGCGGCGACCAAACGCAACATCATCGGCACCTACCGGCCCCGGGTGGAACCGCTGTGGAGCCCCTTCGTCCGGCGCACGGAGTTCGTCACCGGCCTCTTCGAGGCCGCGGCGGTCCCGGTCGGCGTCGGGCTGCTGGTCGGCACTCCGTTCCTGCCGCCGGTGCTGCGCTGGTTCGGGGTCCGGGTCGGCCGGCGCACCTGGATCGGGACCACCTACCTGACCGAGTTCGACCTGGTCGAGATCGGCGACGACGCCACGGTGGGCACCGAGGTGTCGCTGCAGACCCACCTGTTCGAGGACCGGGTGATGAAGATGTCGGTGGTCACCGTCGGCGCCGGCGCCACCATCGGCACCCGGGCGATCGTGCTCTACGACGCCGTCGTCGGTGCCGACGTCAGCCTCGACTCGCTCTCCCTGCTGATGAAGGGCGAGCACCTCACGCCGGGCACCCGATGGCGCGGGATCCCCGCCCAGGGCGTGCTCACCCTCGATCCCGTCGAACAACGGGCGGCCTGA
- a CDS encoding P1 family peptidase, with protein sequence MSQLSRRARDLGIVVGSLPTGPHNAITDVAGTLVGHTTIDDGADLHTGVTAVVPSQLGPGWWTLPAAVYAGNGHGKLVGSTQVDELGVLESPIVLTGTLSVFRAADALLGYLMDQRPDGLSFNPLVGETNDGHLSDIRRRPVGAEDVLAAITGASAGPPAEGCVGAGTGTTALGFKAGIGTSSRTVRVGDRPATVGALVQSNFGGVLTVLGVPLPVEELVEDPDRTEPSGNSCMIVVATDVPLDARQLGRVARRAVFAMGRVGASYSNGSGDYAIAFSAARPEQPPIPDGEINPVFAAVLESVEEALLNSLLTAVTTTGVGGRTSHAVPHAAVIRRLSAVGRLAAPA encoded by the coding sequence ATGAGCCAGCTGAGCCGCCGGGCGCGCGACCTGGGGATCGTCGTCGGATCGCTGCCCACCGGGCCGCACAACGCGATCACCGACGTCGCCGGAACCCTGGTCGGGCACACCACCATCGACGACGGCGCCGACCTGCACACCGGGGTCACCGCCGTCGTACCGAGCCAGCTCGGCCCGGGGTGGTGGACCCTGCCGGCCGCGGTGTACGCCGGCAACGGGCACGGGAAGCTCGTCGGCTCCACCCAGGTGGACGAGCTCGGCGTACTGGAGTCGCCGATCGTCCTGACCGGCACGCTGTCCGTGTTCCGCGCCGCGGACGCCCTGCTCGGCTACCTGATGGACCAACGGCCGGACGGCCTGTCGTTCAACCCGCTGGTCGGCGAGACCAACGACGGGCACCTGTCGGACATCCGCCGCCGCCCGGTCGGCGCGGAAGACGTGCTGGCCGCCATCACCGGGGCGTCCGCCGGACCGCCGGCCGAGGGCTGCGTCGGGGCCGGCACCGGCACCACCGCGCTGGGCTTCAAGGCCGGCATCGGCACCTCGTCCAGGACGGTACGGGTCGGCGACCGCCCGGCGACCGTCGGCGCCCTCGTCCAGTCCAACTTCGGCGGGGTGCTGACCGTGCTCGGCGTCCCGCTGCCGGTCGAGGAGTTGGTCGAGGACCCCGACCGGACCGAACCATCCGGTAACTCGTGCATGATCGTGGTGGCCACCGATGTGCCCCTGGACGCCCGGCAGCTCGGCCGGGTCGCCCGGCGGGCGGTCTTCGCGATGGGCCGGGTCGGCGCGTCGTACAGCAACGGCAGCGGCGACTACGCGATCGCGTTCAGCGCGGCCCGGCCCGAGCAGCCACCGATCCCCGACGGGGAGATCAACCCGGTCTTCGCCGCCGTCCTCGAGTCGGTCGAGGAGGCGCTGCTCAACTCGCTCCTCACCGCCGTCACCACCACCGGTGTCGGCGGCCGTACCAGCCACGCCGTACCCCATGCGGCGGTGATCCGCCGGCTGTCGGCTGTCGGCCGGCTGGCGGCCCCGGCCTGA